The following proteins are encoded in a genomic region of Cryptomeria japonica unplaced genomic scaffold, Sugi_1.0 HiC_scaffold_288, whole genome shotgun sequence:
- the LOC131064026 gene encoding 1-aminocyclopropane-1-carboxylate oxidase-like — protein sequence MGVPVIDMKNIDGGDREVIMAEIAKACESTGFFQLLNHGIEHELMDRVKKVCSEHYKLNREQSFNASLPVRLLSNALDSDNADKIENVDWEDVIQIHEMQETNSWPSQPSDFKETIQEFRNKIFSLTEKLLEVISLNLGLEKEYLKEAFAGGEKPFFGTKVSHYPPCPRPDLIKGIRAHTDAGGLILLYQDDQVSGLQVLDDGTWVDVQPIPYAIVVDIGDQLEAITNGKYTSAWHRILPTKNGNRFSVASFYNPSYNAKVYPASQLTAQTGDELSVYPEYPEYLFGDYMQVYSHQKYEAKEPRFEAMRIVNVECQ from the exons ATGGGCGTTCCAGTGATTGACATGAAAAACATAGACGGAGGAGACAGAGAGGTGATCATGGCTGAAATAGCCAAGGCCTGCGAGAGTACTGGTTTCTTTCAG CTTTTGAACCATGGCATAGAGCATGAACTCATGGACCGTGTAAAGAAAGTTTGCTCGGAGCATTACAAGCTTAACAGAGAGCAGAGCTTCAATGCCTCTTTGCCTGTAAGGTTGTTGAGCAACGCTCTTGACAGCGATAACGCTGATAAGATCGAGAACGTTGATTGGGAAGATGTTATTCAAATACATGAGATGCAGGAGACCAATTCATGGCCTTCCCAACCCAGTGATTTCAA GGAAACTATCCAGGAGTTTCGAAACAAGATATTTTCATTGACAGAAAAGCTGTTGGAAGTAATAAGTTTGAATCTGGGGCTAGAGAAAGAGTACCTGAAAGAGGCATTTGCGGGAGGAGAGAAGCCCTTCTTCGGCACCAAAGTGAGCCATTATCCTCCTTGCCCTAGACCGGACCTCATCAAGGGCATCCGTGCACACACAGATGCAGGTGGCCTCATTCTCTTATACCAAGACGATCAAGTGTCCGGTTTGCAGGTCCTCGATGATGGCACTTGGGTTGACGTGCAACCCATTCCATACGCAATAGTTGTTGACATTGGGGACCAGTTGGAAGCCATCACTAACGGCAAATACACCAGCGCATGGCATCGCATTCTACCCACTAAGAATGGCAACCGTTTCTCAGTGGCATCGTTTTATAATCCCTCATATAATGCCAAGGTTTATCCCGCATCTCAACTTACTGCTCAGACCGGTGATGAATTATCGGTTTATCCAGAGTATCCAGAGTATCTGTTTGGAGACTACATGCAGGTTTACAGCCACCAGAAATATGAAGCCAAAGAGCCACGATTCGAAGCTATGAGGATTGTGAATGTAGAATGCCAATAG